Proteins from a single region of Hordeum vulgare subsp. vulgare chromosome 6H, MorexV3_pseudomolecules_assembly, whole genome shotgun sequence:
- the LOC123400979 gene encoding formin-like protein 16: protein MAPSRLLPLLLLFLLAAAAVCPLAAAQPRNVQTRFPSTRTPAVAAPPPPIVPPSPSPTGPAVPPPQSASSSSSSSAKRSDIAVAVVSTALSSFALCGLAFFLFLRHGKKKELTRAGAGGGPQDAALAGKLPERAPKRPPRGGMVDENGLDAIYWREFEKEGEGGGGGRGRKPAGGWRPPQPPPRQSRAERWPEAQASPAPSPPRPRKGKIDQEPLIPRGSLDSASAVFDESPRPPSASSSSSFSVAAPEAYARPPPAAIAVSSVPRPSPPPAPAAPPSASASASLARPPGRGSPPPPPPPMATTSPPPPPPPKGPPPPPAPKGPPPPPAPRGPPPPPPPGGKKGGPPPPPPPGGKKGGPPPPPAWASSSRPPAAPGGPSGAEDPRTKLKPLHWDKVNVAATDHSMVWDKLTGGSFNLDEGTIEALFGTAAVNRKTKSADAKDSSSGLGRSNSEEQIFLIEPRKSHNISIILRSLTVGRDEIIDALRDGNTELGTDVLEKLSRLSISKEEESTILKFSGNPDRLAPAEAFLLRLLLDVPNPFARVDALLFKVNYASEIAVLKQSLQTLEMASQELRTKGLFFKLLEAVLKAGNRMNAGTARGNAQAFNLTALRKLNDVKSTDGGTTLLHFVIEEVVRAEGKRLAVNRNYSVRRSGSLTKSSIDGGISAAASVSQGPSREERQNEYLNLGLPIVGGLSSEFTNVKKAATVDYDVTANECAILGNRLVGIKRLLETCGDDGFSRGLRGFVSAAEQELKKLSGVQEKVLDLVQRTTEYYHAGATKDRNAHPLQLFVIVRDFLGMVDQACVDIKRRLQQKKPPPSSSQQTTAVAAAAKGPADGAKVPAEAAKAVASGAAATPPAQKPPPEEADSKRKRVMPRFPNLPAHFMKDGADSDSSSDEE from the exons ATGGCTCCGTCccgtctcctccccctcctcctgctcttcctcctcgccgccgccgccgtctgccCCCTCGCAGCCGCGCAGCCGCGCAACGTCCAGACGCGCTTCCCCTCCACGCGCACCCCGGcagtcgccgccccgccgccgccgatcgTGCCCCCGTCGCCGTCCCCCACCGGCCCGGCCGTCCCGCCCCCGCAGTccgcctcatcctcgtcgtcctcctccgcgAAGCGCAGTGACATCGCCGTGGCCGTGGTGAGCACGGCGCTGAGCAGCTTCGCGCTCTGCGGCCtcgccttcttcctcttcctccgccACGGCAAGAAGAAGGAGCTGACGCGCGCCGGCGCCGGGGGCGGGCCCCAGGACGCCGCGCTCGCCGGCAAGCTGCCGGAGAGGGCGCCCAAGCGGCCGCCCCGCGGCGGCATGGTGGACGAGAACGGGCTCGACGCGATATACTGGCGGGAGTTCGAGAAGGAgggcgagggcggcggcggcggcaggggcaggAAGCCCGCGGGGGGCTGGCGCCCGCCGCAGCCGCCGCCCCGGCAGAGCCGCGCCGAGAGGTGGCCGGAGGCGCAGGCGTCGCCGGCACCGTCCCCGCCGCGGCCGAGGAAGGGAAAGATAGATCAGGAGCCGCTCATACCGAGGGGCTCCCTGGACTCCGCATCCGCCGTGTTCGACGAGTCGCCCCGCCCGCCGAGCGCCAgctccagctcgtccttctccgTGGCCGCCCCCGAGGCATACGCGCGGCCGCCGCCAGCAGCGATCGCCGTCAGCTCTGTCCCCCGTCCGTCCCCGCCACCAGCCCCTGCCGCCCCACCAAGCGCATCGGCATCGGCATCGCTGGCGCGGCCACCAGGAAGAGGAagcccgccaccaccaccaccaccaatggCCACCACgtcgccacccccgccgccaccgcccaaaggcccaccaccgccaccagcacccaaaggcccaccgccaccaccagcaCCCAGAGGCccacctccgccaccgccgcccggaGGAAAGAAGggagggccgccgccgccgccaccgccgggaGGCAAGAAGGGAGGGCCGCCCCCGCCGCCCGCCTGGGCGTCGTCCTCGAGGCCACCGGCGGCCCCAGGCGGGCCGTCCGGCGCAGAGGACCCGCGGACGAAGCTGAAGCCGCTGCATTGGGACAAGGTCAACGTGGCGGCCACCGACCATTCCATGGTGTGGGACAAGCTCACCGGCGGCTCATTCAA CTTGGACGAAGGCACCATTGAGGCCCTGTTCGGCACTGCGGCGGTGAACCGCAAGACCAAATCCGCGGACGCCAAGGACTCCTCGAGCGGCCTCGGGCGCTCCAACTCGGAGGAGCAGATATTCCTGATTGAGCCACGCAAGTCgcacaacatctccatcatcctcCGGTCCCTCACCGTGGGGCGGGACGAGATCATCGACGCGCTGCGCGATGGGAACACCGAGCTCGGCACGGACGTCCTCGAGAAGCTGTCCCGGCTCAGCATCTCCAAGGAGGAAGAGTCCACCATCCTCAAGTTCTCTGGAAACCCCGACAGGCTTGCCCCTGCGGAGGCCTTCCTTCTCCGGCTCCTGCTTGATGTGCCCAACCCGTTTGCCCGTGTTGATGCGCTGCTGTTCAAGGTAAACTACGCTTCTGAGATTGCTGTGCTCAAGCAATCGCTCCAGACTTTGGAGATGGCGAGCCAGGAGCTGAGGACGAAGGGGCTGTTCTTTAAACTGCTCGAGGCAGTGCTCAAGGCGGGGAACCGGATGAATGCCGGCACGGCGAGGGGGAACGCACAGGCCTTCAACCTCACAGCACTGCGCAAGCTCAATGACGTGAAGAGCACTGATGGTGGCACCACGCTGCTCCACTTTGTCATTGAGGAGGTTGTGCGCGCGGAGGGGAAACGCCTTGCTGTCAACCGCAACTACAGCGTTCGCCGCTCTGGTAGCCTCACAAAGAGCAGCATCGATGGTGGGATCTCAGCAGCTGCCTCCGTAAGCCAGGGGCCATCGCGAGAGGAGAGGCAGAATGAATACTTGAACCTTGGATTGCCCATTGTTGGAGGTCTCAGCAGTGAGTTTACCAATGTGAAGAAGGCCGCGACCGTGGACTACGATGTGACTGCCAATGAATGCGCAATTCTTGGCAACCGACTCGTGGGCATCAAGAGGCTCCTGGAGACCTGCGGGGACGACGGATTCTCAAGAGGGTTGAGAGGGTTTGTCAGTGCTGCGgaacaagagctgaagaaactgaGTGGAGTGCAGGAGAAGGTGCTTGATCTGGTTCAGCGGACGACGGAGTACTACCATGCAGGTGCTACCAAGGACAGGAACGCTCATCCCCTCCAGTTGTTCGTCATAGTGAGGGATTTCCTGGGGATGGTGGACCAGGCATGTGTGGACATCAAGAGAAGACTACAGCAAAAGAAACCACCACCCTCATCATCACAGCAAACAACGGCTGTCGCAGCAGCCGCTAAGGGGCCAGCTGATGGTGCCAAGGTGCCAGCTGAAGCCGCTAAGGCTGTAGCTAGTGGTGCAGCAGCCACACCACCGGCTCAGAAACCGCCACCAGAAGAAGCAGATAGCAAAAGGAAGAGGGTCATGCCAAGATTCCCAAACTTGCCAGCGCATTTTATGAAGGACGGCGCGGACTCTGATTCAAGTAGTGATGAGGAATAG